A window of Rhododendron vialii isolate Sample 1 chromosome 13a, ASM3025357v1 contains these coding sequences:
- the LOC131314488 gene encoding pentatricopeptide repeat-containing protein At5g27110, whose protein sequence is MDYTRLLALLRVSNNSRSLKQGKLIHQKVITSGLQNNIALCKDLIKLYFSCHLFESAKLVFHSVQNPLDISLWNGLMAAYTKNFLFTEALELFEKLFHHPYLHPDSYTYPSVLKACGGLGRGDYGQMAHTHVIKSGNLVDVVVGSSIVGMYAKCDMFGSAMQLFDEMPERDVACWNSVISCYYHSGQCEKALELFEEMKGLGFEPDSVTVTTAIASCARLLDLERGKRIHNELSKRGFVLDGFVSAALVDMYGKCGCLEMAVEVFGIMPTKSLVAWNSIIAGYSLVGDSNSCIELFLRMIEEGVKPTSTTLSSLLMACSRSANLQFGKFLHGYTIRNSVEADIYVSNSLIELYFKCGSVASAENVFKKMPRSNVVAWNLMIAGYVSSGSYFEALSIFNDMEEAGVKPDAFTYTTILTACSRLAALEQGKEIHKCIVESKLEFNEIVMGALLDMYAKCGAVHEALHVFKELPNKDHVSWTSMITAYGTHGQAVDALNLFKEMQQSNSKPDRVTFLAVMSACSHAGLVDEGLNYFDLMVKDYDIKPTFEDYSCLLDLLGRAGRLHEAYGIVQRIPRIRDDVGLLSTLFSACRLHGKTELGEEIARLLIEKDPDDPSTYIVLANLYSSVKRWDDARKVRLKMKELGLKKNPGCSWIEVGKRIQPFFVEDNSHPEAELVDDCLMSLSVHMAKDELDAG, encoded by the coding sequence ATGGACTACACAAGACTGTTGGCTCTACTAAGAGTAAGCAACAATTCAAGGTCATTGAAACAAGGCAAACTCATTCACCAGAAAGTAATCACTTCAGGCTTACAAAACAACATTGCCTTGTGCAAAGACCTCATCAAGCTCTACTTCTCTTGCCATTTGTTTGAATCTGCTAAACTAGTTTTCCATTCAGTTCAGAACCCTTTGGACATATCTCTGTGGAATGGCCTTATGGCAGCTTACACCAAGAACTTCTTGTTCACAGAAGCTCTTGAGCTCTTTGAGAAATTATTTCATCACCCTTATCTACACCCTGATAGTTACACATACCCAAGTGTTTTAAAGGCTTGTGGTGGGTTAGGGAGGGGTGATTATGGTCAAATGGCTCATACCCATGTGATCAAAAGTGGGAATTTAGTGGATGTTGTTGTTGGTAGCTCTATAGTGGGAATGTATGCAAAGTGTGATATGTTTGGTTCCGCGATGCAACTGTTCGATGAAATGCCTGAGAGAGATGTGGCTTGTTGGAATAGTGTGATCTCCTGTTATTACCACAGTGGGCAATGTGAGAAAGCGCTGGAGTTGTTTGAGGAAATgaagggtttagggtttgagcCGGATTCAGTGACAGTCACGACTGCAATTGCTTCGTGCGCGAGgcttttggatttggaaagagGGAAGCGGATACACAATGAATTGTCCAAACGTGGGTTTGTCTTGGATGGGTTTGTTAGTGCAGCTCTGGTTGACATGTATGGAAAATGTGGTTGTTTAGAGATGGCTGTGGAGGTTTTTGGGATAATGCCAACGAAAAGCTTGGTTGCTTGGAATTCCATCATTGCGGGATACAGTTTAGTTGGTGACAGCAACTCATGCATTGAGCTCTTTCTAAGGATGATTGAAGAAGGGGTGAAGCCCACTTCAACCACATTAAGCAGCTTACTTATGGCTTGTTCTAGATCGGCCAACCTCCAGTTTGGTAAGTTCCTTCATGGATATACAATAAGAAACTCTGTAGAGGCAGATATATACGTTAGCAACTCACTTATTGAGCTGTATTTCAAATGTGGAAGTGTGGCCTCAGCTGAAAATGTCTTCAAGAAGATGCCAAGATCAAATGTTGTAGCTTGGAATCTTATGATTGCTGGATATGTGTCATCAGGCTCTTATTTTGAGGCTCTTTCCATCTTCAATGACATGGAAGAGGCTGGCGTAAAACCAGATGCCTTTACGTACACTACTATACTAACAGCTTGTTCACGGTTAGCAGCCTTAGAACAAGGTAAGGAGATTCACAAGTGTATAGTTGAGAGTAAGCTTGAATTTAATGAAATTGTCATGGGGGCTCTTCTTGATATGTATGCTAAATGTGGTGCGGTTCATGAAGCTCTTCATGTTTTTAAGGAATTACCGAACAAAGACCATGTGTCATGGACTTCAATGATAACCGCTTATGGGACTCATGGACAAGCTGTTGATGCTCTGAATCTTTTTAAAGAAATGCAGCAATCCAATTCAAAACCAGACAGAGTTACTTTCCTTGCAGTAATGTCAGCATGTAGCCACGCAGGATTAGTGGATGAGGGTCTCAATTATTTTGATTTAATGGTCAAGGATTATGATATCAAACCTACATTTGAAGATTACTCATGCTTACTTGATCTTCTTGGGCGGGCTGGGAGATTGCATGAGGCTTATGGGATTGTCCAAAGAATCCCGAGGATTAGAGATGATGTTGGCTTGCTAAGTACTCTGTTTTCTGCGTGCCGCTTACATGGGAAAACAGAACTTGGGGAGGAAATTGCAAGACTTCTTATTGAGAAGGACCCTGATGACCCATCGACTTATATTGTTTTAGCCAACTTGTATTCTTCTGTCAAGAGATGGGATGATGCACGCAAAGTGAGACTAAAGATGAAGGAGCTTGGATTGAAAAAGAACCCTGGTTGTAGTTGGATCGAAGTTGGCAAGAGGATCCAACCCTTCTTTGTGGAGGATAATTCACATCCAGAAGCTGAGCTGGTAGATGATTGTCTCATGAGTCTTTCCGTTCATATGGCAAAAGATGAACTGGATGCGGGttaa
- the LOC131314490 gene encoding uncharacterized protein LOC131314490 isoform X1, with protein sequence MASSSNQPGENMAISTSKPENDEFWRYIPLYQAALRADWALAKRFSEEHEGALARIIKTFEETALQIAVGAGRSTRAINFIRNLVDKMPPEALEIVNAYKRSALFNAAWMGNTEAVKIIWQKRPSLVFDRDKYGYSPLDIAAVNAKKDTLLYLLDVTKDDPFSKLFPDEDSAAHLLISVITSGYYEIALYLVEKYPKLAVSRRKNGDCGLQALARKCSAFKSGSRHQWWQRVIYNHVPVKLNDFAVSHSRGDDIENAVDDPQVAGQKYKWAARLLVQYCCISAVPCIKNIQEQKEMHHQALKLLKCLCERVRSLNDSNAYDSHINEAIYNATKLGIHEVIEGIVESFPIFAMVKQKDGWNLFQMAVIERHANVFNLIYQMEDFRAVIVYWKDDSGNNLLHLAGRQAPSNKLNLVSGAALQMQRELQWFQEVKKLANPHDTECRNNNDQTPAMLFFQEHEKLVAEGETWMKDTANSCTIPSALIVTMVFAAAITVPGGINVIDGLPFFSKEAAFKIFVISDTISLFASITSLMVFLSILTSRYAEGDFLFVLPNRLIIGLATLFLSITAMVIAFSCALYLLVGNSDKAWMLYPVAALAFIPIFSFTSLQFPLLRDLMVSTYGPRIFGKQSDHPFY encoded by the exons AGAATGATGAATTCTGGAGATACATACCACTCTATCAAGCTGCACTTCGAGCAGATTGGGCGCTCGCCAAAAGATTCTCCGAGGAACATGAAGGCGCTCTTGCACGGATTATCAAAACCTTTGAAGAAACAGCACTTCAAATAGCAGTTGGGGCGGGCAGATCAACCAGGGCAATCAATTTCATAAGGAACTTGGTGGATAAGATGCCACCAGAGGCGCTAGAAATCGTTAACGCATACAAGCGCAGTGCCCTTTTCAATGCTGCGTGGATGGGAAACACCGAAGCCGTAAAAATCATCTGGCAGAAACGACCGTCGTTGGTGTTTGACAGGGATAAATATGGTTATTCTCCGCTTGACATTGCTGCTGTAAATGCTAAGAAGGACACCCTTTTATATTTGTTGGACGTCACTAAGGATGATCCTTTTTCCAAGCTCTTCCCCGATGAGGATTCTGCTGCGCATTTGCTCATTTCCGTAATAACATCCGGATATTATG AGATAGCTTTGTATTTAGTTGAAAAATATCCGAAATTAGCCGTCTCAAGACGAAAAAATGGTGATTGTGGATTGCAAGCATTAGCAAGAAAGTGTTCTGCATTCAAGAGTGGCAGCCGCCATCAATGGTGGCAACGCGTGATCTATAATC ATGTTCCTGTGAAGTTGAACGATTTCGCTGTAAGCCATAGCAGAGGAGATGATATTGAGAACGCAGTTGACGACCCTCAAGTTGCGGGACAGAAATACAAATGGGCTGCTAGACTTTTGGTGCAATACTGCTGCATTTCCGCCG TGCCTTGTATTAAAAACATCCAAGAGCAAAAGGAGATGCATCATCAAGCTCTTAAATTGCTCAAATGTTTGTGTGAGCGAGTTAGATCTCTAAATGACTCAAACGCTTATGACTCACACATAAATGAAGCAATTTATAATGCAACAAAGCTAGGGATTCACGAGGTTATAGAAGGAATTGTGGAATCATTTCCTATTTTTGCTATGGTTAAGCAAAAGGATGGATGGAACTTATTTCAAATGGCAGTTATAGAGCGTCATGCGAATGTTTTCAACTTGATATATCAGATGGAAGATTTTCGAGCCGTTATAGTGTATTGGAAAGATGATTCTGGAAACAACCTCCTGCACTTGGCCGGAAGACAAGCACCTTCAAACAAACTCAACCTGGTTTCTGGTGCAGCTCTGCAAATGCAACGTGAATTACAGTGGTTTCAG GAAGTAAAGAAGTTGGCGAATCCCCATGATACAGAGTGTCGAAATAATAATGATCAAACTCCTGCAATGCTATTTTTTCAAGAACATGAAAAATTAGTAGCTGAAGGAGAAACATGGATGAAAGACACGGCAAACTCATGCACGATTCCGTCAGCACTGATTGTCACTATGGTATTTGCGGCTGCAATCACCGTTCCAGGCGGGATCAATGTTATAGACGGCCTACCTTTTTTCTCTAAAGAAGCGGCATTTAAGATCTTTGTTATTTCCGATACAATCTCGCTATTCGCATCAATCACTTCTCTTATGGTATTCTTGTCCATCCTCACTTCACGCTATGCCGAGGGTGATTTTCTCTTTGTTCTTCCCAATAGGCTGATTATTGGTTTGGCTACCCTTTTCCTCTCCATTACAGCAATGGTGATAGCCTTCAGTTGTGCACTCTATCTTCTGGTTGGGAACAGTGATAAGGCGTGGATGCTTTATCCAGTGGCTGCATTAGCATTTATaccaatcttttctttcaccTCCCTACAGTTCCCCCTCCTTCGAGATCTCATGGTGTCAACATATGGCCCTAGAATTTTCGGCAAACAAAGTGATCATCCGTTTTATTGA
- the LOC131314490 gene encoding uncharacterized protein LOC131314490 isoform X3, giving the protein MACILFLFNCEENDEFWRYIPLYQAALRADWALAKRFSEEHEGALARIIKTFEETALQIAVGAGRSTRAINFIRNLVDKMPPEALEIVNAYKRSALFNAAWMGNTEAVKIIWQKRPSLVFDRDKYGYSPLDIAAVNAKKDTLLYLLDVTKDDPFSKLFPDEDSAAHLLISVITSGYYEIALYLVEKYPKLAVSRRKNGDCGLQALARKCSAFKSGSRHQWWQRVIYNHVPVKLNDFAVSHSRGDDIENAVDDPQVAGQKYKWAARLLVQYCCISAVPCIKNIQEQKEMHHQALKLLKCLCERVRSLNDSNAYDSHINEAIYNATKLGIHEVIEGIVESFPIFAMVKQKDGWNLFQMAVIERHANVFNLIYQMEDFRAVIVYWKDDSGNNLLHLAGRQAPSNKLNLVSGAALQMQRELQWFQEVKKLANPHDTECRNNNDQTPAMLFFQEHEKLVAEGETWMKDTANSCTIPSALIVTMVFAAAITVPGGINVIDGLPFFSKEAAFKIFVISDTISLFASITSLMVFLSILTSRYAEGDFLFVLPNRLIIGLATLFLSITAMVIAFSCALYLLVGNSDKAWMLYPVAALAFIPIFSFTSLQFPLLRDLMVSTYGPRIFGKQSDHPFY; this is encoded by the exons AGAATGATGAATTCTGGAGATACATACCACTCTATCAAGCTGCACTTCGAGCAGATTGGGCGCTCGCCAAAAGATTCTCCGAGGAACATGAAGGCGCTCTTGCACGGATTATCAAAACCTTTGAAGAAACAGCACTTCAAATAGCAGTTGGGGCGGGCAGATCAACCAGGGCAATCAATTTCATAAGGAACTTGGTGGATAAGATGCCACCAGAGGCGCTAGAAATCGTTAACGCATACAAGCGCAGTGCCCTTTTCAATGCTGCGTGGATGGGAAACACCGAAGCCGTAAAAATCATCTGGCAGAAACGACCGTCGTTGGTGTTTGACAGGGATAAATATGGTTATTCTCCGCTTGACATTGCTGCTGTAAATGCTAAGAAGGACACCCTTTTATATTTGTTGGACGTCACTAAGGATGATCCTTTTTCCAAGCTCTTCCCCGATGAGGATTCTGCTGCGCATTTGCTCATTTCCGTAATAACATCCGGATATTATG AGATAGCTTTGTATTTAGTTGAAAAATATCCGAAATTAGCCGTCTCAAGACGAAAAAATGGTGATTGTGGATTGCAAGCATTAGCAAGAAAGTGTTCTGCATTCAAGAGTGGCAGCCGCCATCAATGGTGGCAACGCGTGATCTATAATC ATGTTCCTGTGAAGTTGAACGATTTCGCTGTAAGCCATAGCAGAGGAGATGATATTGAGAACGCAGTTGACGACCCTCAAGTTGCGGGACAGAAATACAAATGGGCTGCTAGACTTTTGGTGCAATACTGCTGCATTTCCGCCG TGCCTTGTATTAAAAACATCCAAGAGCAAAAGGAGATGCATCATCAAGCTCTTAAATTGCTCAAATGTTTGTGTGAGCGAGTTAGATCTCTAAATGACTCAAACGCTTATGACTCACACATAAATGAAGCAATTTATAATGCAACAAAGCTAGGGATTCACGAGGTTATAGAAGGAATTGTGGAATCATTTCCTATTTTTGCTATGGTTAAGCAAAAGGATGGATGGAACTTATTTCAAATGGCAGTTATAGAGCGTCATGCGAATGTTTTCAACTTGATATATCAGATGGAAGATTTTCGAGCCGTTATAGTGTATTGGAAAGATGATTCTGGAAACAACCTCCTGCACTTGGCCGGAAGACAAGCACCTTCAAACAAACTCAACCTGGTTTCTGGTGCAGCTCTGCAAATGCAACGTGAATTACAGTGGTTTCAG GAAGTAAAGAAGTTGGCGAATCCCCATGATACAGAGTGTCGAAATAATAATGATCAAACTCCTGCAATGCTATTTTTTCAAGAACATGAAAAATTAGTAGCTGAAGGAGAAACATGGATGAAAGACACGGCAAACTCATGCACGATTCCGTCAGCACTGATTGTCACTATGGTATTTGCGGCTGCAATCACCGTTCCAGGCGGGATCAATGTTATAGACGGCCTACCTTTTTTCTCTAAAGAAGCGGCATTTAAGATCTTTGTTATTTCCGATACAATCTCGCTATTCGCATCAATCACTTCTCTTATGGTATTCTTGTCCATCCTCACTTCACGCTATGCCGAGGGTGATTTTCTCTTTGTTCTTCCCAATAGGCTGATTATTGGTTTGGCTACCCTTTTCCTCTCCATTACAGCAATGGTGATAGCCTTCAGTTGTGCACTCTATCTTCTGGTTGGGAACAGTGATAAGGCGTGGATGCTTTATCCAGTGGCTGCATTAGCATTTATaccaatcttttctttcaccTCCCTACAGTTCCCCCTCCTTCGAGATCTCATGGTGTCAACATATGGCCCTAGAATTTTCGGCAAACAAAGTGATCATCCGTTTTATTGA
- the LOC131314490 gene encoding uncharacterized protein LOC131314490 isoform X4, translated as MASSSNQPGENMAISTSKPENDEFWRYIPLYQAALRADWALAKRFSEEHEGALARIIKTFEETALQIAVGAGRSTRAINFIRNLVDKMPPEALEIVNAYKRSALFNAAWMGNTEAVKIIWQKRPSLVFDRDKYGYSPLDIAAVNAKKDTLLYLLDVTKDDPFSKLFPDEDSAAHLLISVITSGYYDVPVKLNDFAVSHSRGDDIENAVDDPQVAGQKYKWAARLLVQYCCISAVPCIKNIQEQKEMHHQALKLLKCLCERVRSLNDSNAYDSHINEAIYNATKLGIHEVIEGIVESFPIFAMVKQKDGWNLFQMAVIERHANVFNLIYQMEDFRAVIVYWKDDSGNNLLHLAGRQAPSNKLNLVSGAALQMQRELQWFQEVKKLANPHDTECRNNNDQTPAMLFFQEHEKLVAEGETWMKDTANSCTIPSALIVTMVFAAAITVPGGINVIDGLPFFSKEAAFKIFVISDTISLFASITSLMVFLSILTSRYAEGDFLFVLPNRLIIGLATLFLSITAMVIAFSCALYLLVGNSDKAWMLYPVAALAFIPIFSFTSLQFPLLRDLMVSTYGPRIFGKQSDHPFY; from the exons AGAATGATGAATTCTGGAGATACATACCACTCTATCAAGCTGCACTTCGAGCAGATTGGGCGCTCGCCAAAAGATTCTCCGAGGAACATGAAGGCGCTCTTGCACGGATTATCAAAACCTTTGAAGAAACAGCACTTCAAATAGCAGTTGGGGCGGGCAGATCAACCAGGGCAATCAATTTCATAAGGAACTTGGTGGATAAGATGCCACCAGAGGCGCTAGAAATCGTTAACGCATACAAGCGCAGTGCCCTTTTCAATGCTGCGTGGATGGGAAACACCGAAGCCGTAAAAATCATCTGGCAGAAACGACCGTCGTTGGTGTTTGACAGGGATAAATATGGTTATTCTCCGCTTGACATTGCTGCTGTAAATGCTAAGAAGGACACCCTTTTATATTTGTTGGACGTCACTAAGGATGATCCTTTTTCCAAGCTCTTCCCCGATGAGGATTCTGCTGCGCATTTGCTCATTTCCGTAATAACATCCGGATATTATG ATGTTCCTGTGAAGTTGAACGATTTCGCTGTAAGCCATAGCAGAGGAGATGATATTGAGAACGCAGTTGACGACCCTCAAGTTGCGGGACAGAAATACAAATGGGCTGCTAGACTTTTGGTGCAATACTGCTGCATTTCCGCCG TGCCTTGTATTAAAAACATCCAAGAGCAAAAGGAGATGCATCATCAAGCTCTTAAATTGCTCAAATGTTTGTGTGAGCGAGTTAGATCTCTAAATGACTCAAACGCTTATGACTCACACATAAATGAAGCAATTTATAATGCAACAAAGCTAGGGATTCACGAGGTTATAGAAGGAATTGTGGAATCATTTCCTATTTTTGCTATGGTTAAGCAAAAGGATGGATGGAACTTATTTCAAATGGCAGTTATAGAGCGTCATGCGAATGTTTTCAACTTGATATATCAGATGGAAGATTTTCGAGCCGTTATAGTGTATTGGAAAGATGATTCTGGAAACAACCTCCTGCACTTGGCCGGAAGACAAGCACCTTCAAACAAACTCAACCTGGTTTCTGGTGCAGCTCTGCAAATGCAACGTGAATTACAGTGGTTTCAG GAAGTAAAGAAGTTGGCGAATCCCCATGATACAGAGTGTCGAAATAATAATGATCAAACTCCTGCAATGCTATTTTTTCAAGAACATGAAAAATTAGTAGCTGAAGGAGAAACATGGATGAAAGACACGGCAAACTCATGCACGATTCCGTCAGCACTGATTGTCACTATGGTATTTGCGGCTGCAATCACCGTTCCAGGCGGGATCAATGTTATAGACGGCCTACCTTTTTTCTCTAAAGAAGCGGCATTTAAGATCTTTGTTATTTCCGATACAATCTCGCTATTCGCATCAATCACTTCTCTTATGGTATTCTTGTCCATCCTCACTTCACGCTATGCCGAGGGTGATTTTCTCTTTGTTCTTCCCAATAGGCTGATTATTGGTTTGGCTACCCTTTTCCTCTCCATTACAGCAATGGTGATAGCCTTCAGTTGTGCACTCTATCTTCTGGTTGGGAACAGTGATAAGGCGTGGATGCTTTATCCAGTGGCTGCATTAGCATTTATaccaatcttttctttcaccTCCCTACAGTTCCCCCTCCTTCGAGATCTCATGGTGTCAACATATGGCCCTAGAATTTTCGGCAAACAAAGTGATCATCCGTTTTATTGA
- the LOC131314490 gene encoding uncharacterized protein LOC131314490 isoform X2, with amino-acid sequence MSTSSDQPEKDAAGASKPENDEFWRYIPLYQAALRADWALAKRFSEEHEGALARIIKTFEETALQIAVGAGRSTRAINFIRNLVDKMPPEALEIVNAYKRSALFNAAWMGNTEAVKIIWQKRPSLVFDRDKYGYSPLDIAAVNAKKDTLLYLLDVTKDDPFSKLFPDEDSAAHLLISVITSGYYEIALYLVEKYPKLAVSRRKNGDCGLQALARKCSAFKSGSRHQWWQRVIYNHVPVKLNDFAVSHSRGDDIENAVDDPQVAGQKYKWAARLLVQYCCISAVPCIKNIQEQKEMHHQALKLLKCLCERVRSLNDSNAYDSHINEAIYNATKLGIHEVIEGIVESFPIFAMVKQKDGWNLFQMAVIERHANVFNLIYQMEDFRAVIVYWKDDSGNNLLHLAGRQAPSNKLNLVSGAALQMQRELQWFQEVKKLANPHDTECRNNNDQTPAMLFFQEHEKLVAEGETWMKDTANSCTIPSALIVTMVFAAAITVPGGINVIDGLPFFSKEAAFKIFVISDTISLFASITSLMVFLSILTSRYAEGDFLFVLPNRLIIGLATLFLSITAMVIAFSCALYLLVGNSDKAWMLYPVAALAFIPIFSFTSLQFPLLRDLMVSTYGPRIFGKQSDHPFY; translated from the exons AGAATGATGAATTCTGGAGATACATACCACTCTATCAAGCTGCACTTCGAGCAGATTGGGCGCTCGCCAAAAGATTCTCCGAGGAACATGAAGGCGCTCTTGCACGGATTATCAAAACCTTTGAAGAAACAGCACTTCAAATAGCAGTTGGGGCGGGCAGATCAACCAGGGCAATCAATTTCATAAGGAACTTGGTGGATAAGATGCCACCAGAGGCGCTAGAAATCGTTAACGCATACAAGCGCAGTGCCCTTTTCAATGCTGCGTGGATGGGAAACACCGAAGCCGTAAAAATCATCTGGCAGAAACGACCGTCGTTGGTGTTTGACAGGGATAAATATGGTTATTCTCCGCTTGACATTGCTGCTGTAAATGCTAAGAAGGACACCCTTTTATATTTGTTGGACGTCACTAAGGATGATCCTTTTTCCAAGCTCTTCCCCGATGAGGATTCTGCTGCGCATTTGCTCATTTCCGTAATAACATCCGGATATTATG AGATAGCTTTGTATTTAGTTGAAAAATATCCGAAATTAGCCGTCTCAAGACGAAAAAATGGTGATTGTGGATTGCAAGCATTAGCAAGAAAGTGTTCTGCATTCAAGAGTGGCAGCCGCCATCAATGGTGGCAACGCGTGATCTATAATC ATGTTCCTGTGAAGTTGAACGATTTCGCTGTAAGCCATAGCAGAGGAGATGATATTGAGAACGCAGTTGACGACCCTCAAGTTGCGGGACAGAAATACAAATGGGCTGCTAGACTTTTGGTGCAATACTGCTGCATTTCCGCCG TGCCTTGTATTAAAAACATCCAAGAGCAAAAGGAGATGCATCATCAAGCTCTTAAATTGCTCAAATGTTTGTGTGAGCGAGTTAGATCTCTAAATGACTCAAACGCTTATGACTCACACATAAATGAAGCAATTTATAATGCAACAAAGCTAGGGATTCACGAGGTTATAGAAGGAATTGTGGAATCATTTCCTATTTTTGCTATGGTTAAGCAAAAGGATGGATGGAACTTATTTCAAATGGCAGTTATAGAGCGTCATGCGAATGTTTTCAACTTGATATATCAGATGGAAGATTTTCGAGCCGTTATAGTGTATTGGAAAGATGATTCTGGAAACAACCTCCTGCACTTGGCCGGAAGACAAGCACCTTCAAACAAACTCAACCTGGTTTCTGGTGCAGCTCTGCAAATGCAACGTGAATTACAGTGGTTTCAG GAAGTAAAGAAGTTGGCGAATCCCCATGATACAGAGTGTCGAAATAATAATGATCAAACTCCTGCAATGCTATTTTTTCAAGAACATGAAAAATTAGTAGCTGAAGGAGAAACATGGATGAAAGACACGGCAAACTCATGCACGATTCCGTCAGCACTGATTGTCACTATGGTATTTGCGGCTGCAATCACCGTTCCAGGCGGGATCAATGTTATAGACGGCCTACCTTTTTTCTCTAAAGAAGCGGCATTTAAGATCTTTGTTATTTCCGATACAATCTCGCTATTCGCATCAATCACTTCTCTTATGGTATTCTTGTCCATCCTCACTTCACGCTATGCCGAGGGTGATTTTCTCTTTGTTCTTCCCAATAGGCTGATTATTGGTTTGGCTACCCTTTTCCTCTCCATTACAGCAATGGTGATAGCCTTCAGTTGTGCACTCTATCTTCTGGTTGGGAACAGTGATAAGGCGTGGATGCTTTATCCAGTGGCTGCATTAGCATTTATaccaatcttttctttcaccTCCCTACAGTTCCCCCTCCTTCGAGATCTCATGGTGTCAACATATGGCCCTAGAATTTTCGGCAAACAAAGTGATCATCCGTTTTATTGA
- the LOC131314490 gene encoding uncharacterized protein LOC131314490 isoform X5, with amino-acid sequence MASSSNQPGENMAISTSKPENDEFWRYIPLYQAALRADWALAKRFSEEHEGALARIIKTFEETALQIAVGAGRSTRAINFIRNLVDKMPPEALEIVNAYKRSALFNAAWMGNTEAVKIIWQKRPSLVFDRDKYGYSPLDIAAVNAKKDTLLYLLDVTKDDPFSKLFPDEDSAAHLLISVITSGYYEIALYLVEKYPKLAVSRRKNGDCGLQALARKCSAFKSGSRHQWWQRVIYNHVPVKLNDFAVSHSRGDDIENAVDDPQVAGQKYKWAARLLVQYCCISAVPCIKNIQEQKEMHHQALKLLKCLCERVRSLNDSNAYDSHINEAIYNATKLGIHEVIEGIVESFPIFAMVKQKDGWNLFQMAVIERHANVFNLIYQMEDFRAVIVYWKDDSGNNLLHLAGRQAPSNKLNLVSGAALQMQRSKEVGESP; translated from the exons AGAATGATGAATTCTGGAGATACATACCACTCTATCAAGCTGCACTTCGAGCAGATTGGGCGCTCGCCAAAAGATTCTCCGAGGAACATGAAGGCGCTCTTGCACGGATTATCAAAACCTTTGAAGAAACAGCACTTCAAATAGCAGTTGGGGCGGGCAGATCAACCAGGGCAATCAATTTCATAAGGAACTTGGTGGATAAGATGCCACCAGAGGCGCTAGAAATCGTTAACGCATACAAGCGCAGTGCCCTTTTCAATGCTGCGTGGATGGGAAACACCGAAGCCGTAAAAATCATCTGGCAGAAACGACCGTCGTTGGTGTTTGACAGGGATAAATATGGTTATTCTCCGCTTGACATTGCTGCTGTAAATGCTAAGAAGGACACCCTTTTATATTTGTTGGACGTCACTAAGGATGATCCTTTTTCCAAGCTCTTCCCCGATGAGGATTCTGCTGCGCATTTGCTCATTTCCGTAATAACATCCGGATATTATG AGATAGCTTTGTATTTAGTTGAAAAATATCCGAAATTAGCCGTCTCAAGACGAAAAAATGGTGATTGTGGATTGCAAGCATTAGCAAGAAAGTGTTCTGCATTCAAGAGTGGCAGCCGCCATCAATGGTGGCAACGCGTGATCTATAATC ATGTTCCTGTGAAGTTGAACGATTTCGCTGTAAGCCATAGCAGAGGAGATGATATTGAGAACGCAGTTGACGACCCTCAAGTTGCGGGACAGAAATACAAATGGGCTGCTAGACTTTTGGTGCAATACTGCTGCATTTCCGCCG TGCCTTGTATTAAAAACATCCAAGAGCAAAAGGAGATGCATCATCAAGCTCTTAAATTGCTCAAATGTTTGTGTGAGCGAGTTAGATCTCTAAATGACTCAAACGCTTATGACTCACACATAAATGAAGCAATTTATAATGCAACAAAGCTAGGGATTCACGAGGTTATAGAAGGAATTGTGGAATCATTTCCTATTTTTGCTATGGTTAAGCAAAAGGATGGATGGAACTTATTTCAAATGGCAGTTATAGAGCGTCATGCGAATGTTTTCAACTTGATATATCAGATGGAAGATTTTCGAGCCGTTATAGTGTATTGGAAAGATGATTCTGGAAACAACCTCCTGCACTTGGCCGGAAGACAAGCACCTTCAAACAAACTCAACCTGGTTTCTGGTGCAGCTCTGCAAATGCAAC GAAGTAAAGAAGTTGGCGAATCCCCATGA